From a region of the Streptomyces sp. NBC_01454 genome:
- a CDS encoding S41 family peptidase: MNDPGTRSRRPHRPRGTAALLLTALTATTALAATTACAGPARSERSAAPVRAASADPAAVRPARTPAGSLRGVWRMDGYGTLVTLDGHGLRTYETTGISCLPGSVTGTRTGPPGAHGSLRFTVPGSAPVTVAPAGAGRARLTIEDDAGRRTLHRVGALPARCTRPTPHDPRTVFDIFWRTYAENYPFFRAKRTDWAAVRDRFRPQITARTTGDELFAVFRKMIEPLHDAHTRVVVSKDKWFAGRRPGTVLPTRDSMARIDQAIAANLGPGVTRRQWAGGRLGYADLPGRIGYFRVTSFAQYTRKGDYAGDVAALDRALDAVFTPARTRGPAALRGLIIDVRLNGGGADPLGLRIASRLTGRPYLAYRKRARNDPRDPARFTTPQPIRIGPHRGPVHTGPVAVLTGRLTVSAGETFTQALMGRSPAPLRIGENTQGVFSDVLGRTLPNGWTFGLPNEEFLTADGRTFDGPGIPPAVRTPVFTDAELSARRDSALTRARALLAHGAARETAGQP, from the coding sequence ATGAACGACCCCGGCACCCGTTCCCGGCGCCCCCACCGCCCCCGCGGCACGGCGGCGTTACTGCTCACCGCCCTGACCGCCACCACCGCCCTGGCCGCCACCACGGCCTGCGCCGGCCCGGCCCGCTCGGAGCGCTCCGCAGCGCCGGTCCGGGCGGCCTCGGCGGACCCGGCGGCGGTCCGGCCGGCCCGCACCCCGGCCGGCTCCCTGCGAGGCGTCTGGCGGATGGACGGCTACGGCACCCTCGTCACCCTCGACGGCCACGGCCTGCGGACGTACGAGACCACCGGCATCAGCTGTCTGCCCGGCTCCGTCACGGGCACCCGCACCGGCCCTCCCGGCGCGCACGGCAGCCTGCGCTTCACGGTCCCGGGCTCGGCCCCGGTCACCGTGGCGCCGGCCGGCGCCGGCCGCGCCCGGCTGACCATCGAGGACGACGCCGGCCGGCGCACCCTGCACCGCGTCGGCGCTCTGCCCGCCCGCTGCACCCGGCCCACGCCGCACGACCCCCGGACGGTCTTCGACATCTTCTGGCGGACCTATGCCGAGAACTACCCCTTCTTCCGTGCGAAGAGGACCGACTGGGCGGCGGTCCGCGACCGGTTCCGTCCGCAGATCACGGCGAGGACCACCGGGGACGAACTCTTCGCGGTGTTCCGCAAGATGATCGAGCCGCTGCACGACGCCCACACCCGCGTCGTCGTCAGCAAGGACAAGTGGTTCGCGGGCAGGCGTCCCGGCACGGTCCTGCCCACGCGCGATTCCATGGCCCGCATCGACCAGGCGATCGCCGCGAACCTGGGCCCCGGCGTCACCCGCCGCCAGTGGGCCGGTGGCCGGCTCGGCTACGCGGATCTGCCCGGCCGCATCGGCTACTTCCGTGTCACCTCGTTCGCGCAGTACACGAGGAAGGGCGACTACGCCGGTGACGTCGCCGCGCTCGACCGCGCCCTGGACGCCGTGTTCACCCCCGCCCGTACGCGGGGCCCGGCCGCCCTGCGCGGCCTGATCATCGACGTCCGGCTCAACGGCGGCGGCGCGGACCCGCTCGGTCTGCGGATCGCCTCCCGGCTCACCGGCCGCCCGTATCTCGCGTACCGCAAGCGGGCACGGAACGACCCCCGCGACCCGGCCCGGTTCACCACGCCGCAGCCGATCCGGATCGGCCCGCACCGGGGCCCGGTCCACACGGGGCCGGTCGCCGTGCTCACCGGCCGCCTCACCGTCAGCGCGGGCGAGACCTTCACCCAGGCCCTGATGGGCCGCTCCCCCGCCCCACTCCGCATCGGCGAGAACACCCAGGGCGTGTTCTCCGACGTCCTGGGCCGCACCCTCCCGAACGGCTGGACCTTCGGCCTGCCCAACGAGGAGTTCCTGACCGCCGACGGCCGCACCTTCGACGGCCCCGGCATTCCGCCCGCCGTCCGCACCCCGGTCTTCACCGACGCCGAGCTCTCCGCCCGGCGCGACTCCGCCCTCACCCGCGCCAGGGCCCTCCTCGCGCACGGGGCAGCGAGGGAGACCGCCGGGCAGCCCTGA
- the recN gene encoding DNA repair protein RecN — MRIRSLGVIDDAVVELSPGFTAVTGETGAGKTMVVTSLGLLLGGRADPALVRIGAKSAVVEGRISVASRAPAAIRAEEAGAELDDGALLISRTLSAEGRSRAHVGGRSVPVGLLAELADDLVAVHGQTDQQGLLRPARQRQALDRYAGDAVAVPLAKYTAAHRRLRAVATELDELTTRARERSQEADLLRFGLDEIAAAEPQPGEDTELAAEAERLGHAEALASAATAAHAALAGNPEDPEGIDATTLVAGAHRALEAVRSHDQELATLAERLGEIGILMADVAGELASYADGLDADPLRLAAVEERRAALNHLTRKYGQDITAVLAWSQESAARCAELDGDDDRIGELTAERDALRTELGELAQTLTDARTASAARFADAVTAELAELAMPHARVTVEIRQTEVTGDDADGVEVGGRTVAYGPAGADEVELLLAPHPGAPPRPIAKGASGGELSRVMLAVEVVFAGSDPVPTYLFDEVDAGVGGKAAVEVGRRLARLAKSAQVVVVTHLPQVAAFADRQLLVAKTNDGSVTRSGVTVLEGEERVRELSRMLAGQEDSETARAHAEELLETARTGNQA, encoded by the coding sequence ATGCGGATCCGGTCCCTGGGTGTCATTGATGACGCCGTTGTCGAGCTGTCCCCTGGCTTCACGGCGGTGACCGGCGAGACGGGCGCCGGCAAGACCATGGTCGTCACCAGCCTCGGCCTGCTGCTCGGCGGGCGCGCCGACCCCGCCCTGGTGCGGATCGGCGCCAAGTCGGCCGTCGTGGAGGGCAGGATCAGCGTCGCCTCCCGCGCCCCGGCCGCGATACGTGCCGAGGAGGCCGGCGCGGAGCTGGACGACGGGGCGCTGCTGATCAGCCGCACCCTCTCCGCGGAGGGCCGCTCGCGCGCCCATGTCGGCGGCCGCTCGGTACCGGTCGGCCTGCTGGCGGAGCTCGCCGACGACCTGGTCGCCGTGCACGGCCAGACCGACCAGCAGGGCCTGCTGCGGCCGGCCCGGCAGCGCCAGGCCCTGGACCGCTACGCCGGGGACGCGGTCGCCGTCCCGCTCGCGAAGTACACCGCGGCGCACCGCCGGCTGCGTGCCGTCGCCACCGAGCTGGACGAGCTGACGACGCGGGCCCGGGAGCGTTCCCAGGAAGCCGATCTGCTGCGCTTCGGCCTCGACGAGATCGCGGCGGCCGAACCCCAGCCCGGTGAGGACACCGAACTCGCCGCCGAGGCCGAGCGGCTCGGCCACGCCGAGGCACTGGCCTCCGCCGCGACCGCCGCGCACGCCGCACTGGCCGGCAACCCCGAGGACCCCGAGGGCATCGACGCCACCACCCTGGTCGCCGGCGCCCACCGCGCCCTGGAGGCCGTCCGCAGCCACGACCAGGAGCTCGCCACGCTCGCCGAGCGGCTCGGCGAGATCGGCATCCTGATGGCGGACGTGGCCGGTGAACTGGCCAGTTACGCGGACGGCCTGGACGCCGACCCGCTGCGGCTGGCCGCCGTCGAGGAGCGCCGCGCCGCCCTCAACCACCTGACCCGCAAGTACGGCCAGGACATCACCGCGGTGCTCGCCTGGTCCCAGGAGAGCGCCGCCCGGTGCGCGGAACTGGACGGCGACGACGACCGGATCGGTGAGCTGACCGCCGAGCGGGACGCGCTGCGCACCGAACTGGGCGAGCTTGCCCAGACATTGACCGACGCCCGCACCGCCTCGGCCGCGCGCTTTGCCGACGCGGTCACCGCGGAACTCGCCGAACTCGCCATGCCGCACGCCCGGGTGACCGTCGAGATCCGCCAGACCGAGGTGACCGGGGACGACGCCGACGGCGTCGAGGTCGGCGGCCGCACCGTGGCCTACGGACCGGCCGGTGCCGACGAGGTCGAACTCCTGCTGGCACCGCACCCGGGCGCGCCGCCCCGGCCGATCGCCAAGGGGGCCTCCGGCGGTGAGCTCTCCCGGGTGATGCTCGCCGTCGAGGTGGTCTTCGCCGGTTCCGACCCCGTACCGACCTATCTGTTCGACGAGGTCGACGCGGGGGTCGGCGGCAAGGCGGCGGTCGAGGTCGGCAGGCGGCTGGCCCGGCTCGCGAAGTCGGCGCAGGTCGTGGTGGTCACGCACCTCCCGCAGGTCGCGGCGTTCGCGGACCGCCAGCTGCTGGTGGCCAAGACGAACGACGGCTCGGTCACCAGGAGCGGCGTCACCGTCCTGGAGGGCGAGGAACGGGTCCGCGAACTCTCCCGGATGCTGGCCGGCCAGGAGGACTCCGAGACGGCCCGCGCGCACGCCGAGGAACTGCTGGAGACGGCGCGTACGGGGAATCAGGCCTGA
- a CDS encoding bifunctional polysaccharide deacetylase/glycosyltransferase family 2 protein, giving the protein MRRRANRARHRQSRDPRGHWLLLCMVLPVMFGALLFEGWTTHEVDAAKTRKDCTSPVPGSVDKGGPVLRFHDGKVASSAVPARTVALTYDGGPDPVWTPRLLDLLRAHHAHATFFLRGAQAAQHPDLVRRIRAEGHEIGSNTYTGAAMGESSPVRASLELSLTQKALAGSAGIHTKLLRLPQTTAVDTLCGAEWKAAEKAGAQGYTLVAADRWYRKPSQGVIRQFSQNDLAYLGTKELLDNPRVAKFTTVSEGVRQPSPDERVSAVERWTGTALIWAKALGHAFVSGMAWVLAIAGGLGLLRLAMLVFLARAHVRRLTRFRPGSPWLREVTDPVTILVPAYNEEAGIESTVRSLLASTHRQLQVIVIDDGSTDRTADLATWIDDPRVRVIRQPNAGKAAALNTGLAHARYDIVVMVDADTVFERDAIQRLIQPLAHPAVGAVSGNTKVGNRRRLLGRWQHLEYVFGFNLDRRMFEVLECMPTVPGAIGAFRRDALLGIGGVSEDTLAEDTDLTMALWRAGWRVVYEESAVAWTEVPTSLRQLWRQRYRWCYGTIQAMWKHRGAVVEMGPAGRFGRRGLSYLALFQVALPLFAPIVDIFALYGLMFLGPWQSAGVWCGFLVVQLVCAGYALRLDGEKMRVLWAMPFQLLVYRQLMYLVVIQSVVAFLLGTRLKWHRMHRSGTAAQQIGQPVAYESLSSR; this is encoded by the coding sequence GTGAGGCGCCGCGCGAACCGTGCCCGGCACCGGCAGTCCCGCGACCCGCGCGGCCACTGGCTGCTGCTGTGCATGGTCCTCCCGGTGATGTTCGGCGCCCTGCTCTTCGAGGGCTGGACCACGCATGAGGTCGACGCCGCGAAGACGCGCAAGGACTGCACCAGCCCCGTGCCCGGGTCCGTCGACAAGGGCGGCCCGGTGCTGCGGTTCCACGACGGCAAGGTGGCCTCGTCCGCGGTGCCGGCCCGTACGGTGGCGCTCACCTACGACGGCGGACCCGACCCCGTATGGACACCCCGGCTGCTCGACCTGCTGCGCGCGCACCACGCCCACGCCACGTTCTTCCTCCGTGGCGCCCAGGCGGCCCAACACCCGGACCTGGTGCGGCGGATCCGGGCCGAGGGCCATGAGATCGGCTCGAACACCTACACCGGCGCCGCCATGGGCGAGTCCTCGCCGGTACGCGCCTCGCTGGAGCTGTCGCTGACCCAGAAGGCACTGGCGGGCAGCGCGGGCATCCACACCAAGCTGCTGCGGCTGCCGCAGACCACCGCGGTGGACACCCTGTGCGGCGCCGAATGGAAGGCCGCCGAGAAGGCCGGCGCGCAGGGGTACACCCTGGTCGCCGCCGACAGGTGGTACCGCAAGCCGTCGCAGGGCGTGATCCGGCAGTTCAGCCAGAACGATCTCGCGTACCTGGGTACCAAGGAGCTGCTCGACAACCCGAGGGTCGCGAAGTTCACCACCGTGTCGGAGGGCGTCCGGCAGCCCTCGCCCGACGAGCGGGTCTCCGCTGTGGAGCGCTGGACGGGTACCGCCCTGATCTGGGCCAAGGCCCTGGGGCACGCCTTCGTCAGCGGGATGGCCTGGGTGCTCGCCATCGCCGGCGGGCTGGGGCTGTTGCGGCTGGCGATGCTGGTGTTCCTCGCCCGTGCCCACGTCCGGCGGCTGACCCGATTCCGTCCCGGATCGCCCTGGCTGCGCGAGGTCACCGACCCGGTGACGATCCTCGTCCCCGCCTACAACGAAGAGGCGGGCATCGAGTCCACCGTCCGTTCGCTGCTCGCCTCGACCCACCGGCAGTTGCAGGTCATCGTGATCGACGACGGGTCGACGGACCGGACGGCGGACCTCGCCACCTGGATCGACGATCCCCGGGTGAGGGTGATCCGGCAGCCCAACGCCGGCAAGGCGGCCGCGCTCAACACCGGTCTGGCGCACGCCCGGTACGACATCGTGGTCATGGTCGACGCCGACACCGTCTTCGAGCGGGACGCCATCCAGCGCCTCATCCAGCCGCTTGCCCACCCGGCCGTCGGCGCGGTCAGCGGCAACACCAAGGTCGGCAACCGGCGCCGTCTGCTGGGCAGATGGCAGCATCTGGAGTACGTCTTCGGGTTCAACCTCGACCGCCGGATGTTCGAGGTGCTGGAGTGCATGCCGACCGTCCCCGGTGCCATCGGCGCCTTCCGCCGGGATGCGCTGCTGGGCATCGGCGGGGTCAGCGAGGACACGCTTGCCGAGGACACCGACCTGACGATGGCCCTGTGGCGGGCGGGCTGGCGGGTGGTCTACGAGGAGTCCGCCGTCGCCTGGACCGAGGTGCCCACCTCGCTGCGCCAGCTGTGGCGGCAGCGCTACCGCTGGTGCTACGGCACGATCCAGGCCATGTGGAAGCACCGTGGGGCCGTCGTCGAAATGGGCCCGGCCGGGCGCTTCGGCCGCCGCGGGCTGAGCTATCTCGCCCTGTTCCAGGTCGCCCTGCCGCTGTTCGCGCCGATCGTCGACATCTTCGCGCTGTACGGGCTGATGTTCCTCGGCCCCTGGCAGTCGGCCGGCGTCTGGTGCGGCTTCCTGGTCGTGCAACTGGTCTGCGCCGGATACGCGCTGAGGCTGGACGGCGAGAAGATGCGCGTGCTGTGGGCGATGCCGTTCCAGCTGCTGGTCTACCGGCAGTTGATGTATCTCGTCGTCATCCAGTCCGTGGTGGCCTTCCTGCTCGGCACCCGCCTGAAGTGGCACCGGATGCACCGCTCGGGGACCGCTGCGCAACAGATCGGGCAGCCGGTGGCGTACGAGAGCCTGTCGTCGCGGTGA
- a CDS encoding LCP family protein produces MNDWLNGDPDINRYGGEAEPAHAVTGQTGKHAPYPPQPVPARPLLGEPGDDPYGAYGAQGTYGAYGAQESYGSDVPYGAQGRYDRAVPYDPALSSAPSAPARADAPPAGPAFPGGGDGAHGGPGLNGGIGSYGDPGGPMRRRPTRRPATRPTRRRRILRLAGLLVIVSLLTSVGTYTWADTKLERDVDLGKLAGRPVPGKGANYLIVGSDSRQGLSGKQLKDLHTGGSADAGRRTDSMILLHTGAHGTTMMSLPRDSWVTIPPYIRPETGKHYAASKDKLNAAFSRGGPELLVRTIEHNTGLRIGHYTEIGFAGFVGIVDAVGGVPMCLNKAVKDQKSGENLTKGCHTLDGHAALAFVRQRHQEAQGDLGRSANQQKFLAALSHKTVTPGILLNPSKVYPTMNAGLDTLIVDKHMSLWNLTSLFEAMKSVSAGDGARLHVPVSSLGFQTPKGSAVQWDAKRAAKLFGELRDDRPVTAGAKG; encoded by the coding sequence ATGAATGACTGGTTGAACGGGGACCCCGACATCAACCGTTACGGCGGCGAAGCGGAGCCGGCGCACGCCGTCACGGGGCAGACGGGGAAGCACGCCCCCTACCCGCCACAACCGGTACCCGCCAGACCGCTGCTCGGAGAGCCCGGCGACGATCCGTACGGCGCATATGGCGCGCAGGGCACGTATGGCGCGTACGGCGCGCAGGAGTCGTACGGCTCGGATGTCCCGTACGGCGCGCAGGGCAGGTATGACCGGGCCGTCCCCTACGACCCGGCCCTCTCCTCCGCACCGAGCGCCCCGGCCCGGGCCGACGCCCCTCCGGCCGGCCCGGCATTCCCGGGTGGCGGGGACGGCGCGCACGGCGGCCCCGGCCTGAACGGCGGCATCGGCTCCTACGGAGACCCCGGCGGGCCCATGCGCAGGCGCCCCACCCGGCGCCCCGCCACCCGCCCCACCCGCCGCCGCCGGATTCTGCGGCTCGCGGGCCTCCTGGTCATCGTGTCCCTGCTCACCTCCGTCGGCACCTACACCTGGGCCGACACCAAGCTGGAGCGCGACGTCGACCTCGGCAAGCTCGCCGGCCGGCCGGTACCGGGCAAGGGCGCCAACTATCTGATCGTGGGCTCCGACAGCCGCCAGGGCCTGTCCGGAAAGCAGCTGAAGGACCTGCACACCGGCGGCTCGGCGGACGCGGGCCGCCGCACCGACTCGATGATCCTGCTGCACACCGGCGCCCACGGCACCACGATGATGAGCCTGCCGCGTGACTCCTGGGTGACCATCCCGCCGTACATCCGTCCCGAAACCGGCAAGCACTACGCCGCGTCGAAGGACAAGCTCAACGCGGCGTTCTCGCGCGGCGGTCCCGAGCTGCTCGTCCGGACCATCGAGCACAACACGGGCCTGCGCATCGGGCATTACACGGAGATCGGGTTCGCGGGCTTCGTCGGCATCGTGGACGCGGTCGGCGGGGTGCCGATGTGCCTGAACAAGGCCGTCAAGGACCAGAAGTCCGGCGAAAACCTCACCAAGGGCTGCCATACGCTCGACGGCCACGCCGCGCTCGCATTCGTCCGCCAGCGCCACCAAGAGGCCCAGGGTGACCTCGGGCGCAGCGCGAACCAGCAGAAGTTCCTGGCCGCGCTCTCCCACAAGACGGTCACACCCGGCATCCTGCTCAACCCGTCCAAGGTCTACCCCACGATGAACGCGGGCCTCGACACGCTCATCGTCGACAAGCACATGAGCCTGTGGAACCTCACGTCGCTCTTCGAAGCGATGAAGAGCGTCTCGGCCGGCGACGGCGCCCGCCTCCATGTCCCCGTCTCCAGCCTCGGCTTCCAGACCCCCAAGGGCAGCGCCGTGCAGTGGGACGCGAAGCGGGCGGCGAAGCTCTTCGGGGAACTGCGCGACGACCGGCCGGTGACGGCCGGGGCAAAGGGCTAG
- a CDS encoding glycosyltransferase family 4 protein codes for MISTPTSAHGLSPLRTVQVLGHGSAGSAAHVRSLAEGLVARGVRVTVCATPEAEEAYDFAGTGARFVHVPPRMDPASVASLRSACWDADLVHAHGLRAGMRASMALRGLRGPRGGGRVPLVITWHTKAHTEGARAGLVHLMERRVARAAAVVLGACSDLVDRARERGARDARLAPVAIPGPRSGGAPGEPEDQDRTRDKERAELGAVDRPLLLAVGRLDPSQGHDLLLDAAHAWCALDPQPLVAIAGEGEQRAALQRRIDHERLPVQLLGRRDDVPELLAAADLVVLPSRWEARSLIAQEALRAGVPLVATDTGGTRELVGRAAELVPYGDAAALARSVLALLADPVRRTVLAEAGRAQAAGWPSENDTVTQVLSVYDELAQPIQPV; via the coding sequence GTGATCAGCACCCCGACCTCGGCGCACGGGCTGTCGCCGCTGCGCACGGTCCAGGTGCTGGGGCACGGCAGCGCCGGCAGCGCCGCGCACGTCCGCTCGCTGGCCGAGGGGCTGGTCGCCCGCGGGGTGCGGGTGACGGTCTGCGCCACGCCGGAGGCCGAGGAGGCCTACGACTTCGCGGGCACCGGCGCCCGCTTCGTGCATGTCCCGCCGCGGATGGACCCGGCGAGTGTGGCCTCGTTGCGCAGCGCCTGCTGGGATGCCGACCTCGTCCACGCGCACGGCCTGCGGGCCGGGATGCGCGCCTCGATGGCGCTGCGCGGGTTGCGCGGCCCCCGGGGCGGCGGACGGGTCCCGCTGGTCATCACCTGGCACACCAAGGCACACACCGAGGGCGCGCGGGCCGGACTGGTGCATCTGATGGAGCGGCGGGTGGCGCGGGCCGCCGCCGTTGTCCTGGGGGCCTGTTCCGACCTGGTGGACCGGGCACGCGAGCGGGGTGCGCGCGATGCCCGGCTGGCACCGGTCGCCATTCCGGGCCCCCGGTCCGGTGGTGCCCCGGGCGAGCCCGAGGACCAGGACCGGACGCGCGACAAGGAGCGGGCCGAGCTGGGCGCGGTGGACCGTCCGCTGCTGCTCGCGGTCGGCCGGCTGGACCCGAGCCAGGGCCATGACCTGCTGCTGGACGCGGCACACGCCTGGTGCGCGCTCGATCCGCAGCCGCTGGTCGCCATCGCGGGGGAGGGCGAGCAGCGGGCCGCACTCCAGCGCCGGATCGACCACGAGCGGTTGCCCGTCCAGCTGCTCGGCCGCCGCGACGACGTGCCCGAACTCCTCGCCGCGGCGGACCTGGTGGTGCTGCCCAGCAGATGGGAGGCGCGCTCACTGATCGCCCAGGAGGCGCTGCGCGCCGGGGTGCCGCTGGTCGCCACCGACACCGGCGGCACCCGCGAACTGGTCGGTCGGGCCGCGGAACTGGTCCCCTACGGGGATGCCGCCGCCCTGGCCCGCAGCGTGCTCGCGCTGCTCGCCGACCCCGTACGGCGGACGGTGCTCGCCGAGGCGGGCCGGGCCCAGGCGGCCGGCTGGCCCAGCGAGAACGACACCGTCACCCAGGTCCTGAGCGTCTACGACGAGCTGGCCCAGCCGATTCAGCCGGTCTAG
- a CDS encoding LysE family translocator → MTAAVAGFALFALLVTMAPGPDTLLVLRNCVRGGRRTGAATAVGAAVGSLAWAVAAAVGLAAALQRWDAAFTVVRLAGAAYLVVLGAQALWTHRRSAAAPAAPGPGSPDFVAAPEPDGRAEAPLAPVRAFRQGLLSCLLNPKVGIFFVAVVPQFLPEGHSVLGATLLLGAVDALIAAGWLLLVVVCAGRLLSQLRRPRVHRTLERATGGVLIALGAGTAAETVTG, encoded by the coding sequence GTGACAGCTGCGGTAGCGGGCTTCGCACTGTTCGCCCTACTGGTGACGATGGCACCCGGCCCGGACACCCTGCTGGTGCTGCGCAACTGTGTGCGCGGCGGCCGGCGCACGGGTGCCGCCACGGCCGTCGGTGCCGCCGTCGGCTCGCTCGCCTGGGCGGTGGCCGCCGCGGTCGGGCTGGCGGCGGCACTCCAGCGCTGGGACGCGGCGTTCACCGTCGTACGGCTGGCGGGCGCCGCCTACCTGGTGGTGCTCGGCGCGCAGGCGCTCTGGACGCACCGGCGGTCGGCCGCGGCACCCGCCGCGCCCGGCCCGGGCAGCCCGGATTTCGTTGCCGCCCCGGAGCCGGACGGCCGCGCCGAGGCACCCCTCGCGCCCGTACGCGCCTTCCGGCAGGGGCTGCTCAGCTGTCTGCTCAACCCCAAGGTCGGGATCTTCTTCGTCGCCGTGGTGCCGCAGTTCCTGCCCGAGGGGCACTCGGTGCTCGGTGCCACGCTGCTGCTGGGCGCCGTCGACGCGCTGATCGCCGCGGGCTGGCTGCTGCTGGTCGTGGTCTGCGCGGGCCGGCTGCTGAGCCAACTGCGGCGCCCCCGGGTGCACCGCACTCTGGAGCGCGCCACGGGCGGGGTGCTGATCGCGCTCGGCGCGGGGACGGCGGCCGAGACGGTCACCGGATGA
- a CDS encoding PucR family transcriptional regulator: protein MGPEAKRETEITVRRALELPALRRGLPEVLAGGDRLDRPVRWVHAGEVPHIASLLKGGELLLTTGLGLGARPSEQRAFIRKLADREIAALVVELGSRFASLPTALVEAARDCGLPLIQLHREVAYVTVTEAIHTEIVNSHYAMLRRADEVLRRCTDVLLRGGGAPEVLRLLAGFTGNPLCLEAPDGSPLYAAGPEGEDGPADADPLLAWEGLRDTGARIDVPGGGHGPDAVRARLVLLPVNTPLAPVHRIAAERAADLLAVVMLQSRQEEVLAARGRGDFLADLAEGRITAAEAPAQARLLGFRPGTDPVLPVVMRLPTGLPSPGSWALLAQALREELAGPGVPVLLGVRPVESRVPVLVALRTGQDRAALADRIAEALHAGVVRAGLDRPAAHRPVVVVGTPGDWAAAGPGLRHAAQAAAAAQGLPEAPWYDARRLDIELLLWRMREHGEQGVLTDFVERAIGPLLAHDRGARQPLLPTLEAYLASAGRKAETARDLNVNRQTLYDRLARIAQLLGTDLDDPQTVLGLRLALRARRHTD, encoded by the coding sequence ATGGGGCCGGAAGCGAAGAGGGAGACCGAGATCACGGTGCGCAGGGCGCTCGAGCTGCCCGCGCTGCGCCGCGGCCTGCCGGAGGTACTGGCCGGCGGCGACCGGCTGGACCGTCCGGTGCGCTGGGTGCACGCGGGCGAGGTCCCGCACATCGCCTCGCTGCTCAAGGGCGGCGAGCTGCTGCTGACCACCGGCCTGGGGCTGGGTGCCCGGCCCTCCGAGCAGCGTGCCTTCATCCGCAAGCTCGCGGACCGCGAGATCGCCGCCCTCGTCGTGGAGCTGGGCTCGCGCTTCGCCTCGCTGCCCACCGCCCTGGTCGAGGCCGCTCGGGACTGCGGGCTGCCGCTGATCCAGCTGCACCGCGAGGTCGCGTACGTCACGGTCACCGAGGCGATCCACACCGAGATCGTCAACAGCCACTACGCGATGCTGCGGCGCGCCGACGAGGTCCTGCGGCGCTGCACCGACGTGCTGCTGCGCGGCGGCGGTGCCCCGGAGGTGCTGCGACTGCTGGCCGGCTTCACCGGCAACCCGCTCTGCCTGGAGGCCCCCGACGGCAGCCCGCTGTACGCGGCGGGGCCGGAGGGGGAGGACGGCCCGGCGGACGCCGATCCGCTGCTGGCCTGGGAGGGGCTGCGCGACACCGGCGCCCGCATCGATGTCCCCGGTGGCGGCCACGGCCCCGACGCGGTCCGTGCCCGGCTCGTCCTGCTGCCCGTCAACACCCCGCTGGCGCCGGTGCACCGCATCGCCGCCGAACGCGCCGCCGACCTCCTCGCCGTCGTCATGCTCCAGTCCCGCCAGGAGGAGGTGCTCGCCGCCCGGGGCCGCGGTGACTTCCTCGCCGATCTGGCGGAGGGCCGCATCACCGCGGCCGAGGCGCCCGCACAGGCCCGCCTGCTGGGTTTCCGCCCCGGTACCGACCCGGTCCTCCCGGTGGTGATGCGGCTGCCCACGGGCCTGCCGTCCCCCGGCAGCTGGGCGCTGCTCGCCCAGGCCCTGCGCGAGGAACTGGCCGGCCCCGGGGTGCCGGTGCTGCTCGGCGTACGTCCCGTGGAGAGCCGGGTCCCGGTGCTCGTCGCGCTGCGCACCGGCCAGGACCGTGCGGCGCTCGCCGACCGGATCGCCGAGGCCCTGCACGCCGGCGTGGTCCGCGCCGGCCTGGACCGGCCGGCCGCGCACCGCCCGGTGGTCGTCGTCGGCACACCGGGCGACTGGGCGGCCGCCGGCCCCGGTCTGCGGCACGCGGCACAGGCGGCGGCCGCGGCCCAGGGACTGCCGGAGGCGCCCTGGTACGACGCGCGCCGGCTGGACATCGAGCTGCTGCTGTGGCGGATGCGCGAACACGGCGAGCAGGGCGTCCTCACCGACTTCGTGGAGCGCGCCATCGGGCCGCTGCTCGCGCACGACCGCGGCGCCCGCCAGCCGCTGCTGCCGACGCTGGAGGCCTATCTGGCCAGCGCGGGCCGCAAGGCGGAAACCGCCCGCGATCTGAACGTGAACCGGCAGACGCTGTACGACCGGCTGGCCCGCATCGCCCAGCTGCTCGGCACGGACCTGGACGATCCGCAGACGGTCCTGGGCCTGCGGCTGGCCCTGCGCGCCAGACGCCACACGGACTAG